Proteins encoded within one genomic window of Lactococcus garvieae:
- a CDS encoding glycoside hydrolase family 13 protein — MYYYNSWDADFKQPFGAIRVGQIMKVNLKTDKENVTVKFIIRRDFGARSEFDMQKIEPGIFSSSVKFDVGQGLYYYYFEISEPTDWGITKFYYGCSGLGGEGVLYMNENDVRPYQATVFSKADPAPDWYRQAVFYQIFPDRFYNGNSDEKINHPKPNSFIYATKEDTPLYVKDEKGDVIRWDFFGGNIRGIIKKISYLKELGVNALYLNPIFSATTNHRYDTNDYLQIDSMLGTEEDFQELVHLLHSEKMHLILDGVFSHVGKDSRYFNISGQYGSDVGAAKNPNSRYIDWFKFTEYPVDYKSWWGIKDLPEVDKDNASFRNFIYGETDSVLAKWNQLGVDGWRLDVADELPDSFIRGIRKNLARYPDTVLIGEVWEDASNKISYGHRRDYILGDSLHGVMNYPFRELIIGYLTLVKSAQDLAYQMMVLSENYPQDIFYNNLNNLGTHDTERILTMVGDEANDLAVGMLFSLPGVPCIYYGDEAGLTGRKDPKNRKFFPWENIHEPSYKLYKEWAAKRRGEKALYQGKFTPFFQENILGILRYTESEAFIYVINPTEAEVTISFGDIHFLQKVAFKDLLEECLDKQVLPAKSGKDFKVVKVSNKI; from the coding sequence ATGTATTATTATAATTCTTGGGATGCAGACTTTAAGCAACCCTTTGGAGCCATACGCGTTGGGCAAATTATGAAGGTTAATCTCAAGACCGATAAGGAAAATGTTACTGTTAAGTTCATTATTCGACGAGATTTTGGGGCACGTTCTGAATTTGACATGCAAAAAATAGAGCCAGGTATTTTTAGCTCTTCCGTAAAGTTTGATGTTGGTCAAGGCTTGTATTACTATTATTTTGAAATCAGTGAGCCCACAGACTGGGGCATCACTAAATTTTATTATGGATGTAGTGGGCTTGGAGGCGAGGGTGTACTTTATATGAATGAAAATGATGTCCGCCCTTATCAGGCGACTGTTTTCTCAAAAGCAGATCCGGCTCCAGATTGGTACCGTCAAGCAGTCTTTTATCAGATTTTTCCTGACCGCTTTTATAACGGAAATTCAGATGAAAAAATCAACCATCCAAAACCAAACTCTTTTATATATGCGACTAAGGAAGACACACCGCTTTATGTGAAAGATGAGAAGGGGGATGTGATTCGCTGGGATTTTTTTGGAGGGAATATTCGAGGTATTATTAAAAAAATCTCTTACTTAAAAGAGTTAGGAGTGAACGCACTCTACCTTAATCCCATTTTTTCAGCAACAACAAATCATCGTTATGATACCAATGATTATCTACAAATCGACAGTATGCTAGGTACAGAAGAAGATTTTCAAGAGTTGGTTCATCTCTTGCATTCAGAGAAAATGCATCTGATCTTAGATGGTGTTTTTTCTCACGTAGGAAAAGATTCACGTTATTTTAATATCTCTGGCCAATACGGCAGTGATGTAGGAGCAGCCAAAAATCCTAACAGTCGTTATATCGATTGGTTCAAATTTACGGAATATCCTGTGGATTATAAATCATGGTGGGGGATTAAAGACTTGCCAGAGGTGGATAAAGATAACGCTTCTTTTCGTAATTTTATCTATGGCGAGACAGACTCTGTGCTTGCCAAATGGAACCAGTTAGGAGTTGACGGCTGGAGGTTAGATGTAGCAGATGAGCTCCCAGATAGTTTTATTCGTGGGATACGGAAAAATTTAGCTCGCTATCCAGACACGGTACTCATCGGAGAAGTTTGGGAAGATGCTTCGAACAAGATTTCTTACGGGCATCGTCGTGATTATATTTTAGGCGACAGCTTACATGGAGTCATGAATTATCCTTTTCGTGAGTTGATTATTGGCTATCTTACCTTAGTTAAAAGTGCTCAAGATCTCGCCTATCAGATGATGGTTCTCAGTGAAAATTACCCACAAGATATTTTTTATAATAACTTGAATAATTTAGGTACTCATGATACAGAGCGTATTTTAACCATGGTGGGCGATGAAGCAAATGACTTGGCAGTGGGCATGCTCTTTAGTTTGCCCGGAGTACCCTGTATTTATTATGGGGATGAGGCGGGCTTAACTGGACGAAAGGATCCTAAAAATAGAAAATTTTTCCCATGGGAAAATATTCATGAACCTTCTTATAAGCTTTACAAAGAATGGGCAGCAAAGCGCCGAGGAGAAAAAGCCCTGTATCAAGGCAAGTTTACTCCCTTTTTTCAGGAAAATATTTTGGGAATCTTACGGTATACAGAATCTGAGGCTTTTATTTATGTGATTAATCCCACAGAAGCAGAGGTGACGATTTCTTTTGGAGATATTCATTTTTTACAGAAAGTTGCTTTCAAAGACTTGCTTGAGGAATGCTTGGATAAGCAAGTTCTTCCTGCAAAGTCGGGTAAGGACTTTAAAGTTGTTAAAGTGAGCAATAAAATTTAA
- a CDS encoding glycogen/starch/alpha-glucan phosphorylase — protein sequence MKLSKTQFRRDFEQKLTSEFATDLDKAGITETFSALSAVVKQYYTQVWQADNQYKDETHTKQVYYFSIEFLPGKMLKSNLLNLGILSTVREALQELGIDLEKVAEIEPDMAIGNGGLGRLASCFMDSAASTGLSVNGNGIRYRYGLFKQKIIDGYQVELPDSWLNNVNPWEVRRADKAFEVTFGGETWLEEKADGSLVPRYRNQERVLAVPYDTAMVGFENTRVNNMCLWHSEVPQDLDAKFQNLEYMRQTSMLSAELYPDDSNYDGRLLRLKQEYFFVSAGLQRILHHYKVNNRGPITDIAEYIAVHINDTHPALCVPEFMRLLMDENAVSWDEAWDITVKVMSYTNHTLLSEALEKWPEEMIQTLLPRIYQIINEIDRRRTEELLPLVGARLVHHTRIVKDGQIHMANLAIIGSHSTNGVAKLHSDLLKDVELHDFYQLYPERFNNKTNGIADRRWIQISNERLSKLIDEKIGQEWRHDLMKLEALKAFVDDEELLDQLAAVKLENKKDLATLIAEKNGIKVNPEAIFDVQVKRLHAYKRQLLNVLHILKLYFDIKDQPNLKMVPRVFIFGAKAAPGYHYAKAIIKIINEIAVMINKDPEVKDRLKVVFMENYNVSLAENIIPAADVGEQISLASKEASGTSNMKFMLNGALTMATLDGANIEIKDACGDENIFIFGLTKDEVYEYYKNRNYNARDIYEQNPVVHRILNAFIDGTIPNITNEGPEIFDSLTAFNDEYFLLRDFNDYVRAQKELETLYKDSRAWSRASLMNIATSGIFSSDRTVGQYAEEIWFIEPKK from the coding sequence TTGAAGCTTTCAAAAACACAATTTAGACGAGACTTTGAACAGAAACTCACTTCAGAGTTTGCCACAGACCTTGACAAAGCAGGAATTACCGAAACGTTTTCTGCCTTGTCTGCAGTTGTGAAGCAGTATTACACACAAGTTTGGCAAGCAGATAATCAGTACAAAGACGAAACCCATACCAAACAGGTTTATTACTTCTCCATTGAATTTTTACCAGGGAAAATGTTAAAAAGTAATCTACTTAATCTAGGGATACTTTCAACAGTCCGAGAAGCTTTACAGGAGCTAGGAATTGATTTGGAAAAAGTAGCCGAAATTGAGCCAGATATGGCTATTGGTAATGGAGGCTTAGGGCGTTTAGCGAGTTGTTTTATGGACTCTGCGGCTTCGACAGGTCTTTCCGTAAATGGTAATGGTATCCGCTATCGCTATGGCCTTTTTAAGCAAAAAATAATTGATGGCTACCAAGTGGAATTACCGGATTCATGGCTAAACAATGTTAATCCATGGGAGGTAAGGCGTGCAGACAAGGCTTTTGAAGTGACCTTTGGAGGAGAAACTTGGCTTGAAGAAAAAGCAGACGGGAGTCTGGTGCCACGCTATCGGAATCAAGAACGTGTTTTGGCTGTCCCTTATGATACAGCAATGGTCGGTTTTGAAAACACAAGAGTAAATAATATGTGCCTTTGGCATTCAGAGGTACCCCAGGATTTGGATGCGAAATTCCAAAACTTGGAATATATGCGTCAAACCTCGATGCTGTCTGCGGAGTTGTATCCTGATGATTCAAATTATGATGGGCGTTTACTGCGCCTTAAACAAGAGTACTTCTTTGTTTCTGCTGGACTTCAACGGATCTTGCATCATTATAAAGTAAACAATAGAGGCCCCATCACAGACATTGCAGAATATATAGCCGTTCATATCAATGATACCCATCCAGCCCTTTGTGTACCTGAATTCATGCGTTTATTGATGGATGAAAATGCTGTATCTTGGGACGAAGCATGGGATATTACCGTAAAAGTGATGAGTTATACCAACCATACTCTTTTGTCTGAAGCGCTTGAAAAATGGCCGGAAGAGATGATTCAGACGCTTTTACCGCGAATTTATCAAATCATTAATGAAATTGATCGCCGTCGGACAGAAGAACTACTCCCGCTTGTAGGGGCGCGCTTGGTTCATCATACCCGTATCGTGAAAGACGGACAGATTCATATGGCTAATCTGGCAATTATTGGTTCGCACTCAACAAATGGAGTGGCTAAGTTACATTCGGATCTTCTTAAAGATGTGGAATTGCATGATTTCTACCAGTTATATCCAGAGCGTTTTAATAATAAGACCAATGGGATAGCAGATCGTCGCTGGATCCAGATTTCGAATGAACGTTTATCAAAACTTATTGATGAAAAGATTGGGCAGGAGTGGCGTCATGATTTGATGAAGTTGGAAGCTCTTAAAGCTTTTGTTGATGACGAGGAGCTGTTAGACCAGTTGGCCGCAGTCAAGTTAGAAAATAAAAAAGATCTGGCTACACTCATTGCGGAAAAAAATGGCATTAAAGTTAATCCTGAAGCTATTTTTGATGTTCAAGTCAAGCGACTCCATGCTTACAAGCGTCAGCTTTTAAATGTACTGCATATTTTGAAGCTTTATTTTGATATTAAAGATCAGCCAAATCTGAAGATGGTTCCACGTGTCTTTATCTTTGGAGCAAAAGCAGCACCTGGATACCATTATGCGAAAGCGATTATCAAAATTATTAATGAAATAGCTGTGATGATTAACAAAGACCCAGAAGTTAAAGATCGTTTGAAAGTGGTCTTTATGGAAAATTATAATGTGAGTTTGGCAGAAAACATTATTCCAGCTGCTGATGTGGGGGAACAAATTTCCTTGGCTTCGAAAGAAGCTTCGGGAACTTCAAACATGAAGTTTATGCTTAATGGAGCTTTGACGATGGCAACATTGGATGGAGCAAATATTGAAATTAAAGATGCTTGTGGTGACGAAAATATCTTTATCTTTGGCTTAACGAAAGACGAAGTTTACGAGTACTACAAAAACAGAAACTACAATGCACGGGATATCTATGAACAAAATCCCGTGGTGCATCGCATCTTGAACGCTTTTATCGATGGCACGATTCCAAATATTACGAATGAAGGGCCAGAAATTTTTGATTCACTCACAGCTTTCAATGATGAATATTTTCTTTTACGTGATTTCAATGACTATGTGCGGGCTCAAAAAGAGTTGGAAACTCTTTATAAGGATTCGAGAGCTTGGTCACGTGCGAGTTTGATGAATATTGCTACATCGGGTATCTTCTCCTCAGATCGTACAGTAGGTCAGTATGCAGAGGAAATCTGGTTTATTGAACCTAAAAAATAA
- the glgA gene encoding glycogen synthase GlgA, which translates to MKVLFASSECAPFFKTGGLGDVTGALPKELAKKGTNLQVAVILPYYKHGIADRYKAQIQDEFWDYVNVGWRHEYVGVKSLVQDNVKYYFLDNESYFGRDEIYGYGDDGERWAFFTLAIAQLMERLEFIPDVLHVNDCHTAMLPFLLKEKFQWIRAYKDIKTVLTIHNIEFQGLMQGTALTELFGMSMDRYFEGVVRHNDMLNSLKTGILYADRVNTVSPSYAQEIQTPEFGCGLDSILRFVSEKLVGIVNGIDYDVYNPETDSMIDYHFSISDLSGKAKMKKALQKRVGLPMEANKPLIGMVSRLTTQKGFDLVLERMDELLQKDIQIVLLGTGYEDIENGFKYFSERYPDKCAAIISFDLKLAQEIYAASDFFLMPSAFEPCGLSQMIAMRYGTLPIVHEIGGLKDTVKPYNPQTHEGTGFGFIDFTAQVLVNTINQALNLYEYEPKIFQSLRLKAMQTDFSWESKADLYIDLYKDMLAQKG; encoded by the coding sequence ATGAAAGTATTGTTTGCATCAAGTGAGTGTGCGCCCTTTTTCAAAACAGGAGGATTAGGAGATGTAACAGGCGCGCTTCCTAAAGAACTAGCCAAAAAAGGTACAAATCTACAAGTAGCTGTTATCTTACCTTACTATAAACATGGGATAGCAGACCGATATAAGGCACAGATACAAGATGAATTCTGGGACTATGTTAATGTCGGATGGCGTCACGAGTATGTAGGTGTAAAAAGCCTCGTTCAAGATAATGTTAAATACTATTTTTTGGACAATGAAAGTTACTTTGGTCGTGATGAAATCTATGGATATGGCGATGATGGTGAACGTTGGGCCTTTTTCACTCTTGCTATCGCTCAGCTCATGGAAAGGCTCGAATTTATACCTGATGTTCTTCATGTCAATGATTGTCATACAGCTATGCTTCCTTTCTTACTGAAAGAAAAATTCCAATGGATTCGTGCTTACAAAGATATTAAAACAGTACTCACTATTCACAATATTGAATTTCAGGGGCTTATGCAGGGTACGGCTTTGACAGAACTTTTTGGCATGAGTATGGATCGTTATTTTGAAGGTGTGGTACGTCATAATGACATGTTGAACAGCTTAAAAACAGGCATCTTGTATGCTGACCGGGTCAACACTGTTTCGCCCAGTTATGCGCAAGAGATTCAGACTCCAGAGTTTGGCTGTGGACTGGACTCTATTTTACGCTTTGTTTCAGAGAAACTTGTGGGTATTGTTAACGGAATTGACTATGATGTTTATAATCCAGAAACAGACAGTATGATTGATTATCATTTTTCTATCTCTGATTTATCAGGGAAAGCAAAAATGAAAAAAGCACTGCAGAAACGAGTAGGGCTTCCTATGGAAGCCAATAAGCCACTCATTGGTATGGTCAGTCGTCTGACCACACAAAAAGGCTTTGATTTAGTACTTGAGCGGATGGATGAGCTTCTCCAAAAAGATATTCAGATTGTCCTCTTAGGCACAGGATATGAAGATATTGAAAATGGTTTTAAGTATTTTTCTGAAAGATATCCGGATAAATGTGCAGCTATTATCAGCTTTGACTTAAAACTTGCTCAAGAAATATATGCGGCAAGTGATTTCTTTCTCATGCCGTCGGCTTTTGAACCTTGTGGACTTTCTCAAATGATTGCGATGCGTTATGGTACCCTTCCTATCGTTCACGAGATTGGCGGTTTAAAAGATACGGTTAAACCATACAATCCTCAAACACATGAAGGAACCGGTTTTGGGTTTATTGATTTTACGGCTCAAGTATTAGTAAATACAATCAATCAAGCCTTGAATCTGTATGAATATGAGCCAAAAATTTTCCAAAGTCTTAGACTTAAAGCGATGCAGACAGACTTCTCATGGGAGAGCAAAGCTGACCTATACATAGACCTTTATAAAGATATGCTTGCGCAAAAAGGTTAA
- the glgD gene encoding glucose-1-phosphate adenylyltransferase subunit GlgD, whose product MKSENKICAILSTVTRNEKLSPLINQRPVATLPFDCKYRLIDFPLSSLANAHVNSIFMAANQGETQSIFDHMGSGSEWGLDSFKKRYFVYIQQDFERLKEQGLPYFDQQISFLRKSKAAYTVLLDSKFVCNVDLTAVLKIHKASDKHITAIYKKVTPDMAEEFDTIIRFDENNKASSSFLGQLTSVREKEALSLNMFIVDTEWLIKFLQRMQEEGEYASSSRLLRKYMVDMDINTYEYTGYMSNIRTIKSYYDANMSMLDSSNFTALLYSSQPVRTKVNNEVPTYFSKESNVTNSQLSSGCIVEGNVKDSLISRRSKIEKNASVENTMMFTDSKIKSGAQVKYAIVDKHVVIENDVRVEGTLENPVVIPKNTIVTENIIQK is encoded by the coding sequence ATGAAGTCTGAAAATAAAATTTGTGCAATTCTGTCGACCGTTACACGTAATGAAAAACTTTCGCCTCTGATTAATCAACGTCCAGTAGCCACACTACCTTTTGATTGTAAATATCGCTTGATTGATTTTCCCCTTTCTTCTTTGGCTAATGCGCATGTCAATTCTATTTTTATGGCGGCAAACCAAGGGGAAACACAGTCCATCTTTGACCACATGGGCTCAGGTAGTGAATGGGGCTTGGACAGCTTTAAAAAGAGATATTTTGTTTATATTCAACAAGACTTTGAACGTCTCAAAGAACAAGGGTTACCTTACTTCGATCAACAAATTAGTTTTTTAAGAAAATCGAAAGCTGCTTATACTGTGCTGTTGGACAGTAAATTTGTTTGTAATGTTGACTTAACTGCTGTATTAAAAATCCATAAAGCTTCTGATAAACATATCACAGCTATCTATAAAAAAGTGACACCCGATATGGCTGAAGAATTTGATACCATTATTCGTTTTGATGAAAATAATAAAGCTTCCAGTAGCTTTCTGGGGCAGCTGACTTCTGTAAGAGAAAAAGAAGCCCTCAGTTTGAATATGTTTATCGTTGATACAGAGTGGTTGATTAAGTTTCTGCAACGTATGCAAGAAGAAGGGGAATATGCTTCAAGTTCCCGTTTACTCCGTAAATATATGGTTGATATGGATATAAATACTTACGAGTACACAGGCTATATGAGCAATATCAGAACTATAAAATCCTATTATGATGCCAATATGTCAATGCTTGATTCAAGCAATTTTACAGCCTTGCTTTATAGTAGCCAGCCTGTACGTACAAAGGTAAATAACGAAGTACCAACCTATTTTTCTAAGGAGAGCAACGTGACGAACAGTCAACTAAGCTCAGGCTGTATCGTGGAGGGTAATGTTAAGGATTCTTTGATTTCACGCCGTTCTAAAATTGAAAAAAATGCCTCTGTTGAAAACACAATGATGTTTACAGACAGCAAGATTAAATCAGGCGCTCAGGTCAAGTATGCCATCGTTGATAAGCATGTAGTGATTGAAAATGATGTACGTGTCGAGGGGACGCTTGAGAATCCCGTTGTTATTCCAAAGAATACGATTGTCACAGAGAATATTATTCAGAAATAG
- a CDS encoding glucose-1-phosphate adenylyltransferase — translation MGIEMLGLILAGGQGTRLGKLTKDVAKPAVPFGGRYRIIDFALSNCVNSNVKNVGVITQYEPLVLNEHIGNGAPWGLNGVNSDVTILQPYSSTEGSKYFEGTAHAIYQNISYIDKKNPEYILILSGDHIYKMDYEAMLESHKKREASLTVSVMEVPIEEASRFGIMNTDDNDRIIEFEEKPAEPKSNLASMGIYIFNWKRLREVLITGYSKGVDMEDFGANVIPAYIDSGENVFAYRFKGYWKDVGTIDSLHEASMEFLDLKNELDITDKEWRIYSRNDISAPQFLTKNAKVAGSLVGDGCYVDGQVSDSILSQNIHVQEGTTIEKSFIMSGTHVGKNVTIKYAILGEKAYIGDNVEVIGKPGDIAVIGHGEVRGEEDEV, via the coding sequence ATGGGAATAGAAATGCTCGGTCTCATTCTTGCTGGGGGGCAAGGAACGCGTTTAGGAAAACTAACAAAAGATGTTGCAAAGCCAGCTGTGCCATTTGGGGGGCGATATCGTATCATCGACTTTGCTCTGTCGAACTGTGTGAATTCAAATGTTAAAAATGTGGGGGTGATTACACAATATGAACCTCTTGTTCTCAATGAACATATTGGGAATGGAGCACCATGGGGCTTAAACGGCGTTAATAGTGATGTAACCATTTTGCAACCTTACTCTTCAACCGAAGGAAGCAAGTATTTTGAAGGGACCGCGCATGCTATTTATCAAAACATATCCTATATTGATAAAAAAAATCCAGAATATATTTTGATATTGTCTGGTGACCATATCTACAAAATGGATTATGAAGCAATGCTGGAGAGTCACAAGAAACGTGAAGCGAGTTTGACCGTTTCGGTTATGGAGGTTCCCATAGAAGAAGCCAGCCGCTTTGGAATTATGAATACGGACGATAATGACCGAATCATTGAATTTGAAGAAAAGCCAGCAGAGCCAAAGTCTAATTTAGCTTCTATGGGAATTTATATTTTTAACTGGAAACGTCTGCGAGAAGTTTTGATTACGGGGTATTCAAAAGGTGTGGATATGGAAGATTTTGGAGCAAATGTTATTCCAGCTTATATTGATTCGGGAGAAAATGTTTTTGCCTACCGATTTAAAGGCTATTGGAAAGATGTGGGAACCATTGACAGCCTCCACGAAGCCAGTATGGAATTCCTTGACTTAAAAAATGAGCTTGATATCACAGACAAAGAATGGCGCATTTATTCGCGTAATGACATTTCAGCGCCACAGTTTCTGACAAAAAATGCCAAAGTCGCCGGTTCTCTAGTTGGTGACGGATGCTATGTTGATGGGCAAGTCTCAGATTCTATCTTGTCGCAAAATATCCATGTCCAAGAAGGAACAACTATCGAAAAAAGTTTTATCATGTCAGGTACTCATGTGGGTAAAAATGTAACCATAAAATATGCTATCTTAGGCGAAAAAGCCTACATAGGTGATAATGTAGAGGTTATTGGCAAACCAGGGGATATTGCTGTAATCGGACATGGAGAAGTAAGAGGGGAAGAAGATGAAGTCTGA
- the nusB gene encoding transcription antitermination factor NusB has protein sequence MPNKLTQHSIRQRAAQTLFEYEIRKAMSEAVLTEFKNNVEKINRELAKPIRFDIAYQDERITVRDFPRFFTKPLKEIDKIYEILDIPNREKTAVYRALSFIRDFGGYTKRMNDQEAVDLYKDIFMNLNLVRLFNIELEEENIAVRVRDFLRASFRSETPEAKLEVFNKVFSDVHSSVREKITVEIFKPLTVQDEVAEVLAQTEPKFAVASKGILEQAKQFALNYDNDTDEEVVAPAYFTELVDGILEKKNVLDAALSEYLAKGWTFSRLTTIEQALLRLGAYEILFTETPDLVAINEAIELTKDFSDEKSSKFINGMLTNLIKK, from the coding sequence ATGCCTAACAAGCTAACACAACATAGCATTCGTCAACGTGCTGCACAAACGCTTTTTGAATATGAAATCAGAAAAGCTATGTCAGAAGCGGTCTTAACAGAATTTAAAAACAATGTAGAAAAAATCAATCGTGAATTGGCAAAGCCTATTCGTTTTGATATTGCTTACCAAGATGAACGTATCACCGTACGTGACTTTCCACGTTTTTTCACAAAACCGTTGAAAGAAATCGATAAGATTTATGAAATTTTGGATATTCCAAATCGTGAAAAAACAGCTGTCTATAGAGCATTGAGTTTTATCCGTGATTTTGGTGGTTATACTAAACGGATGAATGACCAAGAAGCTGTTGATTTATACAAAGATATCTTCATGAACTTGAATCTGGTACGTCTCTTTAATATTGAACTTGAAGAAGAAAATATTGCTGTACGTGTTCGTGATTTTTTACGTGCAAGTTTCAGATCCGAAACCCCAGAGGCAAAATTAGAAGTTTTCAACAAAGTCTTTTCAGATGTTCATTCTAGTGTTCGTGAAAAAATTACTGTGGAAATCTTTAAACCACTAACAGTTCAAGATGAAGTAGCAGAAGTATTAGCACAGACTGAACCAAAGTTTGCTGTAGCATCAAAAGGTATCTTGGAGCAAGCAAAACAATTTGCTTTAAACTACGATAATGATACCGATGAAGAAGTTGTAGCACCGGCTTATTTTACAGAATTAGTCGATGGTATATTAGAGAAGAAAAATGTTTTGGATGCAGCACTGTCTGAGTATCTCGCAAAAGGTTGGACTTTCTCTCGCTTGACAACGATTGAGCAAGCTTTGCTACGTCTAGGGGCTTACGAGATTTTGTTTACCGAAACTCCAGATTTAGTTGCCATAAATGAAGCTATCGAACTTACAAAAGACTTTAGTGATGAAAAATCAAGTAAATTTATTAACGGTATGTTGACAAATTTGATTAAAAAATAA
- a CDS encoding Asp23/Gls24 family envelope stress response protein, translated as MADTTVHTEELGEIVIAPEVLEVIIGITTAKIDGVYALRNKHFSDSLGKKSEGRGVYIESKVDKVIVNIYVYLAFGINVPQVAMNIQKEVKEAVEQATEIVVNDVNIHVVGIVPEKLPKPSFEDLFDEGFFDA; from the coding sequence ATGGCAGATACAACTGTTCATACTGAAGAACTTGGTGAAATCGTTATTGCACCGGAAGTTCTTGAAGTAATTATCGGTATTACTACTGCAAAAATCGATGGTGTCTATGCATTGCGCAATAAACACTTTTCAGATAGCCTCGGCAAAAAATCAGAAGGCCGTGGTGTTTATATCGAAAGTAAAGTAGACAAAGTTATTGTGAATATCTATGTCTACTTGGCTTTTGGTATCAACGTGCCACAAGTAGCTATGAATATTCAAAAAGAAGTGAAAGAAGCAGTTGAACAAGCAACAGAAATCGTAGTTAATGATGTGAACATCCACGTTGTGGGAATCGTTCCTGAAAAATTACCAAAACCAAGCTTTGAAGATTTGTTTGATGAGGGTTTCTTTGATGCCTAA
- the efp gene encoding elongation factor P codes for MVAAKDLKAGMTFLNGDKLLRVMEASHHKPGKGNTIMRMKLRDVRSGSTFDDTYRPEDKFEQAVIDTVPAQYLYQMDDTAFFMNNDTYDQYEIPVEQVKEELLYVLENTDVKIQFYGTEVIGLQLPTTVVLEVAETQPSIKGATVTGSGKPATMETGLVVNVPDFVEAGTKLEINTQTGEYLKRA; via the coding sequence ATGGTAGCAGCAAAAGACCTCAAAGCCGGTATGACATTTTTGAACGGAGATAAACTCCTCCGTGTTATGGAAGCAAGCCACCACAAACCAGGTAAAGGAAATACAATCATGCGTATGAAATTGCGTGATGTACGTTCTGGTTCTACATTTGACGATACATACCGTCCAGAAGATAAATTCGAGCAAGCAGTCATCGATACAGTACCTGCACAATACCTTTACCAAATGGATGATACAGCTTTCTTCATGAACAATGATACTTATGATCAGTATGAAATTCCAGTTGAACAAGTAAAAGAAGAATTGCTCTACGTTCTTGAAAATACAGATGTTAAAATTCAATTCTATGGTACAGAAGTTATCGGTCTTCAATTGCCAACTACTGTTGTCCTTGAAGTAGCTGAAACTCAACCTTCTATCAAAGGTGCGACAGTAACAGGATCTGGTAAACCAGCAACAATGGAAACAGGCCTAGTAGTAAATGTACCTGACTTTGTAGAAGCAGGAACAAAACTCGAAATTAATACACAAACTGGTGAGTACCTTAAACGTGCATAA